A window of Hevea brasiliensis isolate MT/VB/25A 57/8 chromosome 14, ASM3005281v1, whole genome shotgun sequence contains these coding sequences:
- the LOC131173404 gene encoding uncharacterized protein LOC131173404, with product MYKLIEINENHLFLHEEAKKSEEADENEEAYEIEFEDCKFLDFSNCVNLNKKVIEDVFEAHLLGQKVRLCMAGGVVPERMRYKSKGSSLSFKLDLHHLIAFSFCVVADTTFCNFFIKIIECRVAFMYGSGNRQGRRTFIFFEGPHFTSPPCLRKLWSVGSIRYIVEIKREAEMKSIRMTRTTNHFFKYWKTTNF from the exons atgtataaattaattgaaatcaatgagaatcatctctttctacatgaagAAGCAAAAAAAAGTGAAGAAGCGGATGAAAATGAAGAAGCATATGAAATTGAATTTGAAGATTGCaaatttcttgattttagtaATTGCGTCAATTTGAATAAGAAAGTAATCGAGGATGTTTTTGAAGCGCATTTGTTGGGTCAGAAAGTTAGATTATGTATGGCAGGGGGTGTAGTGCCAGAAAGGATGAGATATAAGAGTAAAGGGTCCTCGCTTTCATTCAAACTTGACCTTCATCACTTAATTGCCTTCTCTTTCTGCGTTGTTGCTGATACCACATTTTGTaattttttcattaaaataattGAATGTAGAGTGGCTTTCATGTATGGATCTGGAAATAGGCAGGGACGTCGTACATTCATCTTCTTTGAAG GGCCTCATTTTACTTCCCCGCCGTGTTTGCGAAAATTGTGGAGTGTGGGGTCCATCCGATATATAGTAGAAATAAAAAGAGAAGCAGAAATGAAGAGCATCAGGATGACAAGGACCaccaaccacttcttcaaatatTGGAAGACAACTAATTTCTAG